Proteins encoded together in one Planctomyces sp. SH-PL14 window:
- a CDS encoding M56 family metallopeptidase encodes MTTWNESLLIATAQVTGITAVALALAWSARRRIAWVHALGVVGLVLALASPVLTLALPARTWWRVPFLASPPVVGPQWASAEAGSPVGQPPGPVAAGTPALPAAEQPARSTVVATSASPGPALVRSGRDSQPGSAEASETGWVRNWIAVLWGGLWVAGSMVVAARSFTQHRRIRALVRQVLETPQLDRERSDRLRAVSERVRGIVGLRTFPAVRISDRIPMPLVLGLWRPVIVIPLDLLRAGCEAKLREVLIHEAAHVARRDAWGCVLQRVAAIGWWWHPGVALLNRVANRSREELCDNFVLGCSDPAHYAETLLELTERCSQAGRLTPALGLLEPRWTLESRIKGLLHPGRDVATRIRRRTMAGIVLLLGIVCGVVGGIRAVENGRLPGPGAKHDSSTVAKAAAPEAADPPLRKVTVRGRCLDEDEFQPLTDVRVLVVAWSPRLRRHIVAGETKSGADGAFELKDLDIAAAAGTHPTAVAALPGYASTLVALKGQGEGVIEQDLELSSHPGSLSGTVRDAEGRPVAGVTVSLPCFTDDPLPGIRSAVTDDRGRYVIPDLRRWSSESYRRTNSKTGVTMVTTGCVFHLRHPDYPLTTAMHSAIPQGVDVTLYSPAVVEGRVLDEVTGRPAAGVAVCAQGVARHGWYETTTDADGRYRLRMTRDHYNLWANAADRIAVAAKAIKAERGRTVTGADIRLVGGGFVVGTVLGADGKPISPAKESPVLIAHYGPARPRTGAAVTSTKVEADGTYSLRVAPGRNYVYFMNGSGRSAEVLVADGHDTTLNFDLREPPSSDGEGLLEKDSDERLAQTIRAAAAREDEADSK; translated from the coding sequence ATGACGACCTGGAATGAGTCTCTGCTGATCGCGACCGCCCAGGTGACCGGCATCACAGCGGTCGCCCTCGCGCTGGCGTGGAGCGCCCGGCGACGGATCGCCTGGGTTCACGCTCTGGGTGTTGTCGGCCTCGTCCTGGCGCTCGCCAGCCCGGTGCTGACCCTCGCCCTGCCGGCACGGACGTGGTGGCGAGTCCCTTTCCTGGCTTCGCCCCCGGTGGTCGGACCGCAGTGGGCCTCGGCGGAAGCGGGCTCGCCCGTTGGACAGCCCCCCGGACCCGTCGCCGCGGGCACACCGGCGCTCCCCGCAGCAGAGCAGCCGGCTCGTTCAACCGTCGTCGCGACTTCGGCGTCGCCAGGGCCGGCGCTGGTCCGAAGCGGTCGCGACTCGCAGCCGGGAAGCGCCGAAGCATCAGAAACGGGATGGGTCAGGAACTGGATCGCCGTTCTCTGGGGCGGTCTCTGGGTGGCCGGCTCGATGGTGGTTGCCGCGCGGAGCTTCACCCAGCATCGGCGAATCCGCGCGCTCGTGCGACAGGTGTTGGAGACGCCGCAATTGGATCGCGAGCGTTCCGATCGGCTGCGGGCGGTCTCGGAGCGGGTCCGCGGGATTGTCGGCTTGCGGACGTTTCCGGCGGTCCGGATCTCGGACCGGATTCCGATGCCGCTGGTCCTGGGACTTTGGCGACCGGTCATCGTCATTCCGCTCGACCTGCTGCGGGCCGGATGCGAAGCGAAACTGCGAGAGGTGTTGATTCATGAGGCGGCGCATGTCGCTCGCCGTGATGCCTGGGGCTGTGTTCTGCAGCGGGTGGCCGCCATCGGCTGGTGGTGGCATCCCGGGGTCGCACTCCTGAACCGCGTGGCGAACCGGTCTCGCGAAGAACTCTGCGACAACTTCGTCCTCGGCTGCAGCGATCCGGCGCACTATGCCGAGACGCTGCTGGAACTGACGGAGCGCTGTTCGCAGGCGGGCCGCCTGACTCCCGCGCTGGGGCTGCTCGAGCCGCGATGGACCCTGGAGTCGCGCATCAAGGGGTTGCTCCACCCCGGCCGAGACGTGGCGACGCGGATCCGTCGGCGAACGATGGCCGGCATCGTCCTGCTGCTTGGCATCGTCTGCGGTGTGGTTGGCGGTATCCGTGCGGTCGAGAACGGACGGCTCCCGGGCCCCGGGGCGAAGCATGACTCATCCACGGTCGCGAAGGCCGCCGCACCCGAGGCGGCCGATCCTCCGCTGCGGAAGGTCACCGTGCGGGGACGGTGTCTCGATGAAGACGAGTTTCAGCCGCTGACCGATGTGCGGGTCCTCGTCGTCGCCTGGTCTCCCAGGCTCCGTCGCCACATCGTCGCTGGTGAAACGAAGTCCGGAGCGGACGGCGCGTTCGAACTGAAGGACCTGGACATCGCCGCAGCCGCCGGAACCCATCCAACGGCGGTCGCCGCCCTTCCGGGATATGCGTCCACCCTCGTGGCGCTGAAAGGCCAGGGCGAGGGGGTGATCGAGCAGGATCTGGAGTTGTCCTCCCATCCGGGAAGCCTGTCGGGAACGGTTCGCGATGCGGAAGGGCGTCCCGTGGCGGGCGTCACCGTCTCTCTCCCCTGTTTCACGGACGACCCGCTTCCCGGGATTCGAAGTGCCGTGACCGACGACCGGGGGCGGTACGTGATCCCGGACCTGCGGCGATGGAGTTCGGAGTCCTACAGACGCACGAACTCAAAGACGGGGGTCACGATGGTCACGACGGGGTGCGTCTTCCATCTGCGGCACCCCGACTATCCCCTGACCACGGCGATGCACTCGGCCATTCCGCAGGGGGTGGATGTCACTCTCTATTCGCCCGCCGTTGTCGAAGGGCGGGTGCTGGATGAGGTGACAGGGCGACCTGCGGCCGGGGTTGCCGTCTGTGCCCAAGGTGTGGCGCGGCATGGGTGGTACGAGACCACGACGGATGCGGACGGCCGGTATCGTCTGCGGATGACCCGGGATCACTACAATCTCTGGGCCAACGCCGCTGACCGGATCGCCGTGGCGGCCAAAGCGATCAAGGCGGAGCGGGGCAGGACCGTGACGGGGGCCGATATCCGTCTCGTCGGCGGTGGGTTTGTCGTGGGGACGGTCCTGGGGGCTGACGGGAAGCCGATCTCGCCGGCGAAGGAGTCCCCTGTCCTGATCGCCCACTACGGTCCGGCCCGTCCGCGGACGGGAGCCGCCGTGACATCGACGAAGGTCGAGGCGGATGGAACGTACTCTCTGCGTGTGGCTCCCGGACGGAACTACGTTTACTTCATGAACGGGTCCGGTCGGTCTGCGGAGGTGCTGGTGGCGGACGGACACGACACGACGTTGAACTTCGATCTCCGCGAGCCGCCTTCATCCGACGGGGAGGGGCTGCTTGAGAAGGACTCCGACGAGCGTCTGGCCCAGACGATTCGGGCGGCCGCGGCGCGGGAGGATGAGGCGGATTCGAAGTGA
- a CDS encoding DinB family protein, whose translation MTDLCKQMLATQFAASLCTLAHAVERCPDELWNAPVAKYPFCQVAFHTLFFADLYLELNEEGLSRQPFHQANPELFGDYEQLQYREPQSLYERSQIRTYLEFVRDKANATLAAETAQTLAAPEQFQRRLSSRAELYLYNLRHIQHHAAQLILRLRLDSDVDVPWVGGGSIRWPGQPS comes from the coding sequence ATGACGGATCTGTGCAAGCAGATGCTCGCGACCCAGTTTGCCGCCAGCTTGTGCACCTTGGCGCATGCCGTGGAGCGGTGCCCGGACGAACTCTGGAACGCGCCGGTGGCGAAGTATCCCTTCTGCCAGGTGGCGTTCCATACGCTGTTCTTTGCGGACCTTTACCTGGAGCTCAACGAGGAGGGGCTGAGCCGGCAGCCGTTTCATCAGGCGAATCCGGAGCTCTTCGGCGACTACGAACAGCTCCAGTACCGCGAGCCGCAATCGCTCTACGAACGATCGCAGATCCGGACGTATCTGGAGTTCGTGCGCGACAAGGCGAACGCGACCCTCGCCGCGGAGACGGCGCAGACCCTGGCCGCGCCTGAGCAGTTTCAGAGGCGGCTGTCGTCGCGGGCGGAGCTGTACCTCTACAACCTGCGTCACATTCAGCATCACGCCGCGCAGCTGATCCTGAGGCTGCGACTTGACTCCGATGTCGATGTGCCGTGGGTCGGCGGCGGCTCGATCCGATGGCCGGGACAACCGTCGTGA
- a CDS encoding SAM-dependent methyltransferase, which produces MFLLGHLLKRFVQVGTLTVIDAHGRQHTFTGSAGPRVAFRITNPALHRRLFFNPDLALGEGYMNGEIQFEEGTLYDFLELFNLNKLSLDGYPLQSVLRRFSKALRFITQHNPIGKAQQNVAHHYDLSAELYSLFLDPDQQYSCAYFQDPSDTIEAAQIQKKRHIAAKLLLRPGQKVLDIGCGWGGMALALAQLEDVHVTGVTLSVEQHQIATARAANLGLAHRVKFELRDYRELTGQFDRIVSVGMFEHVGVTHYDEFFTKVKGLLTDDGVMLLHSIGRMAIPGRTGPWIRKYIFPGGYTPSLSEVFPATERQRLWVTDVEVLRLHYAETLRCWAAKFAENRERIKAIYDERFCRMFEFYLACAEMVFRHGSGMVFQMQLAKDRSAVPQTRDYMFNAERAMAAPLPQRRAA; this is translated from the coding sequence ATGTTTCTGCTCGGCCATCTGCTCAAGCGCTTCGTTCAAGTCGGGACTCTCACGGTCATCGACGCCCACGGCCGCCAGCACACATTTACCGGCTCCGCGGGCCCCCGCGTCGCCTTCCGCATCACCAACCCCGCCCTCCACCGCCGGCTGTTCTTCAACCCGGACCTGGCCCTCGGCGAAGGGTACATGAACGGCGAGATCCAGTTCGAAGAGGGGACCCTCTACGACTTCCTGGAGCTCTTCAACCTCAACAAGCTCTCGCTCGACGGCTACCCACTCCAGTCCGTGCTCCGGCGGTTCTCCAAGGCCCTGCGGTTCATCACCCAGCACAACCCCATCGGCAAAGCCCAGCAGAACGTCGCCCACCACTACGACCTCTCGGCGGAGCTCTACTCGCTGTTCCTCGACCCGGACCAGCAATACTCCTGCGCCTACTTCCAGGATCCGTCCGACACGATCGAAGCCGCCCAGATCCAGAAGAAGCGGCACATCGCAGCCAAGCTCCTGCTCCGCCCCGGACAGAAAGTCCTCGACATCGGCTGCGGCTGGGGCGGGATGGCCCTGGCCCTGGCACAGCTGGAAGACGTCCACGTCACCGGCGTGACGCTCTCGGTCGAACAGCACCAGATCGCGACCGCGCGAGCGGCCAACCTCGGCCTGGCTCACCGGGTCAAGTTCGAGCTGCGGGACTACCGCGAACTGACGGGACAGTTCGACCGGATCGTGTCGGTCGGAATGTTCGAGCATGTCGGCGTGACGCACTACGACGAGTTCTTCACCAAGGTCAAAGGACTGCTGACCGACGACGGCGTCATGCTCCTGCACTCCATCGGGCGGATGGCCATCCCGGGACGGACGGGCCCGTGGATCCGGAAGTACATCTTCCCCGGCGGCTACACCCCGTCGCTGTCCGAAGTCTTTCCGGCGACCGAGCGCCAGCGGCTGTGGGTCACCGACGTGGAAGTCCTGCGTCTGCACTACGCCGAAACGCTCCGGTGCTGGGCCGCCAAGTTCGCGGAGAACCGGGAGCGAATCAAAGCGATCTATGACGAGCGGTTCTGCCGGATGTTCGAGTTCTATCTGGCCTGTGCGGAGATGGTCTTCCGGCACGGCAGCGGAATGGTGTTCCAGATGCAGCTCGCCAAAGACCGGTCCGCGGTCCCCCAGACGCGGGACTACATGTTCAACGCCGAGCGGGCGATGGCCGCCCCGCTGCCACAGCGCCGCGCCGCCTGA
- a CDS encoding M14 family zinc carboxypeptidase, which translates to MLRMIGLGLCLLAIWPASEQAVFADELKVSSDFEGGSVRVVSVDPERRTIAFTPGGDPNRGWPCWWFFRIDGLGEGQTATLDLSGSPAPARNNGRDTGKPLDSGWAMPERASVSNDGVAWRHTEPGERAGAVLRYKVLGTGGPLWVAWGPPFTPKDTEHLIAEARKAQPDVEEFVLCRTREGRPVQGLRVGAADKPKAPVVWIHARQHAWESGASWVARGLVEWLVSGDAEAARLRSSVEVVVLPIMDVDNVATGNGGKEADPRDHNRDWAEKPVYPEIEAAQARLKEFSKEGRLGLFIDLHNPAPGDKRPFFFVAPPSLLAPIGQLRRERFLETAARQIKGPLPVLEKPRITGADYHPLWRQISGVWVSENGNPETVAVCLETSWNTPHSTTEGYRTVGRQLGLTIAEFVRVMPERESR; encoded by the coding sequence ATGCTGCGAATGATCGGACTCGGTCTGTGCCTGCTCGCGATCTGGCCTGCCTCGGAACAGGCGGTTTTCGCCGATGAGCTGAAGGTGTCGTCCGACTTTGAGGGGGGCTCCGTTCGAGTCGTTTCGGTCGACCCGGAGCGGCGGACGATCGCCTTTACACCCGGCGGAGACCCGAACCGCGGGTGGCCCTGCTGGTGGTTCTTCCGGATCGACGGGCTTGGTGAAGGGCAGACGGCGACGCTGGATCTCTCCGGAAGTCCGGCTCCGGCCCGGAACAACGGACGCGATACCGGGAAGCCGCTCGACTCCGGATGGGCGATGCCGGAACGGGCCTCGGTCTCGAACGATGGGGTCGCCTGGCGGCACACGGAGCCGGGCGAACGGGCCGGGGCCGTTCTGCGATACAAGGTCCTCGGTACCGGAGGCCCGCTGTGGGTCGCCTGGGGGCCGCCGTTCACACCGAAGGATACGGAACACCTTATTGCCGAGGCCCGGAAGGCGCAGCCGGATGTCGAGGAGTTTGTTCTCTGCAGGACCCGGGAGGGCCGGCCCGTGCAGGGGCTTCGCGTCGGGGCGGCGGACAAGCCGAAGGCTCCGGTCGTGTGGATCCACGCCCGCCAGCACGCCTGGGAATCGGGAGCGAGCTGGGTGGCGCGGGGACTCGTCGAATGGCTCGTGAGCGGCGATGCCGAAGCGGCGCGGCTCCGATCCAGCGTCGAGGTGGTTGTCCTCCCGATCATGGACGTCGACAACGTTGCGACCGGCAACGGAGGGAAAGAGGCGGACCCGCGGGATCACAACCGGGACTGGGCCGAGAAGCCGGTCTATCCGGAGATCGAAGCTGCCCAGGCCCGTCTCAAAGAGTTCTCGAAGGAGGGGCGTCTCGGCCTCTTCATTGACCTCCACAACCCGGCGCCGGGGGACAAGCGGCCGTTCTTCTTCGTCGCGCCTCCGTCGCTGCTCGCCCCCATCGGTCAGCTCCGGCGGGAGCGGTTCCTCGAGACCGCCGCGCGGCAGATCAAGGGGCCCCTCCCTGTTCTGGAGAAGCCGCGGATCACGGGGGCGGACTATCACCCGCTGTGGCGTCAGATCAGCGGCGTGTGGGTCAGCGAGAACGGGAACCCGGAGACCGTCGCGGTCTGCCTGGAGACATCCTGGAATACGCCGCACTCGACCACGGAGGGCTATCGAACCGTGGGCCGGCAGCTGGGGCTGACGATCGCGGAGTTTGTTCGCGTGATGCCGGAGAGGGAGTCGCGGTGA
- a CDS encoding BlaI/MecI/CopY family transcriptional regulator codes for MSRPDDLPALSEAQWEIMNLVWDRGECSVADVWKVLQERRGVARNTVQTLMIRLKEKGWLSAREVDGAFLFTPTVSRDCSQQSTVQRLIETVFNGSAEGLVLSLLHGGALSTGEVERLRRLIASSRKKES; via the coding sequence ATGAGCAGGCCGGACGATCTTCCCGCGCTCTCGGAAGCCCAGTGGGAGATCATGAACCTCGTCTGGGATCGCGGCGAGTGCTCGGTCGCGGACGTCTGGAAGGTGCTCCAGGAACGCCGCGGCGTGGCCCGGAACACCGTCCAGACTCTGATGATCCGCCTGAAAGAGAAGGGCTGGCTCTCCGCCCGGGAAGTCGATGGGGCGTTTCTCTTCACCCCGACCGTCTCGCGGGACTGCTCTCAGCAGTCGACCGTTCAGCGGCTGATCGAGACCGTCTTCAACGGTTCGGCGGAAGGGCTCGTGCTGTCGCTGCTCCACGGCGGGGCGCTCTCCACCGGGGAAGTCGAACGATTGCGGCGGCTCATCGCCTCCTCACGGAAGAAGGAATCATGA
- a CDS encoding prenyltransferase/squalene oxidase repeat-containing protein yields MPDPAAEAVAATPVGVKPVDVSGALRNRGGGGGSGRGAGTGVGDGTGTGSGNSGTGAGGAGKGVDTLKAIERSLAWVVKQQQKDGRWSLTGPYDDGGTIQTDTGATGLALLALVGDGNTHQAGPHKESVRRGIDWLKGMQRPTGDLFDVAEQGKEAHYYSHAQATIALCEVLALTNDEALRPTATRAVEFLVRSQNPKLGGWKYRPLAEDGIGDLSVTGWALMALHTARMARVEVPAETYLVASTFLDSVQLAPDDASRYRYRPDEPASSEQDMSMTAEGLLCRQWLGWPRSYPPLLKGTEFLMSERNAPLWAEGRRNVYAWYYTSQTLHNMGGDQWERWFNSVAPLIVRSQISSGKNGGSWSPNRPRGAFLEWSHGAGRLYFTVMCTLILETPYRHVPIYGE; encoded by the coding sequence GTGCCTGATCCCGCCGCCGAGGCGGTCGCCGCGACTCCCGTCGGCGTGAAGCCGGTCGATGTCTCGGGAGCTTTGCGAAACCGTGGTGGTGGCGGCGGCTCCGGGCGCGGAGCAGGGACCGGCGTTGGCGATGGGACCGGGACCGGCAGCGGAAACTCCGGGACGGGAGCGGGGGGCGCCGGAAAGGGAGTCGACACCCTGAAGGCCATCGAACGGTCGCTGGCGTGGGTTGTGAAACAACAGCAGAAGGACGGCCGCTGGTCGCTCACCGGGCCGTACGACGACGGCGGGACGATCCAGACCGACACCGGGGCGACCGGGCTGGCGCTCCTGGCGCTCGTCGGAGACGGCAATACGCATCAGGCCGGGCCGCACAAGGAATCGGTCCGTCGGGGGATCGACTGGCTCAAGGGAATGCAGCGGCCGACCGGCGACCTGTTCGACGTTGCCGAGCAGGGGAAGGAAGCCCACTACTATTCGCACGCGCAGGCGACGATCGCCCTGTGCGAGGTGCTGGCCCTCACGAATGACGAGGCGCTTCGGCCCACCGCCACGCGGGCGGTCGAGTTCCTGGTCCGGTCGCAGAACCCGAAGCTCGGCGGATGGAAATACCGTCCGCTTGCGGAGGACGGCATCGGCGATCTGAGCGTCACCGGATGGGCCCTGATGGCGCTCCACACGGCTCGCATGGCGCGGGTCGAAGTTCCTGCGGAAACGTATCTCGTTGCCTCGACGTTTCTCGACTCCGTGCAGCTCGCGCCCGATGACGCCTCGCGGTATCGCTATCGTCCCGATGAGCCCGCGAGCAGCGAGCAGGACATGTCGATGACCGCGGAGGGGCTGCTCTGCCGGCAGTGGCTGGGATGGCCCCGCAGCTATCCCCCGCTGCTGAAGGGGACCGAGTTCCTCATGTCGGAGCGCAACGCCCCGCTATGGGCGGAGGGACGACGAAATGTCTATGCGTGGTACTATACGTCGCAGACACTTCATAATATGGGTGGAGATCAGTGGGAGCGGTGGTTTAATTCCGTTGCTCCGCTGATCGTCAGATCGCAGATTTCTTCCGGGAAGAACGGCGGGAGCTGGAGTCCGAATCGGCCTCGCGGCGCTTTTCTGGAATGGAGCCACGGGGCGGGGCGTTTGTATTTCACGGTCATGTGCACGCTGATCCTGGAAACGCCTTACCGCCATGTTCCGATATACGGAGAGTAA
- a CDS encoding YciI family protein produces the protein MRFISIFTHEPNSNTPPTEAEMAKMGQLIEDAMKAGWLIATEGVSFGSTGVRVHRSAGGQFRVTDGPFAEAKEVLGGYALLQAASKEEIVEHTRRFLEVAGQGTCEIYQLYDESMGDSGCGSAG, from the coding sequence ATGCGATTCATCAGCATTTTCACGCACGAACCCAACAGCAACACCCCGCCCACCGAGGCCGAAATGGCCAAAATGGGCCAGCTCATCGAAGACGCCATGAAGGCCGGGTGGCTGATCGCCACCGAAGGCGTCAGCTTCGGCAGCACGGGGGTTCGCGTCCACCGGAGTGCCGGCGGCCAGTTCCGCGTCACGGATGGCCCGTTCGCGGAGGCCAAGGAGGTCCTGGGGGGCTACGCCCTTCTCCAGGCCGCGAGCAAGGAAGAGATCGTCGAGCACACCCGGCGTTTCCTCGAAGTGGCCGGCCAGGGAACGTGCGAGATCTACCAGCTGTATGACGAGTCGATGGGCGATTCCGGCTGCGGATCGGCCGGGTAG
- a CDS encoding PSD1 and planctomycete cytochrome C domain-containing protein, translating to MRSSLWLVVSIALAGPHLARASEPLHFNRDIRPLLSENCFYCHGQDSNKRQADLRLDDRKTAIDMGAITPGDIEKSSLLERIRSTDPDVMMPPPNSNRVLSAEQKARLERWVTEGAEYETHWAFVPPQRPPEPETKRTDWVRNSVDRFILARLEAEGLAPSPEADRATLIRRLSIDLVGLPPTPAEVDAFVADPDPKAYEKLVERFLDSPHYGERMALPWLDAARYADSNGFQQDGDTWQWIWRDWVVRALNTDLPFDQFTVWQLAGDLLPDATTDQKIASGFNRNHLLNGEGGAIAEEQRFVILFDRMDTTATTWLGLTMACAQCHDHKYDPITQRDYYSLMDAFNRVPESGTPQRFSSRIRVAPPLIELPTEENQQRIAELEKKIADLEPQAKQGADAAFIGWRTGLLVDGKPGEGKQLPEPIVAILKKPDGERSDEEKKTLEASLRKHFEEKVRPGIAGQIPALGRLEKARNDLANYKADQIPRVMVMSDAKPRETSILDRGEYLNPKEKVTFNTPAFLPPLPEGAPRDRLGLARWLVSAEHPLTARVQVNRMWQHFFGTGLVKTAEDFGVQSEFPIHGPLLDWLSVEFREKGWSMKTIHRLIVTSSTYRQSSRITPDLQSRDAENRLLARASRFRMPSLLLRDWALGAAGMLDSKIGGVPVYPYQPDDIWEALAITKERDFTYPASKGTDLYRRSLYTFWRRTVGPANMFDASNRQTCRVRQATTSTPLHALTTLNDPTWVEAARSLAQNAWKSAGELDARLTDAFRKVLGRRPADRDLAALRKSYERQLALFQAHPENAKSFLAVGSAPRDEAIPAPEHAALSAVCLGLLNLDEAMTRE from the coding sequence TTGCGTTCGTCACTCTGGCTCGTCGTCTCCATCGCCTTGGCCGGGCCCCACCTCGCTCGGGCGAGCGAACCCCTGCACTTCAACCGAGACATCCGCCCCCTTCTCTCGGAGAACTGCTTCTACTGCCACGGACAGGACAGCAACAAACGCCAGGCCGACCTCCGCCTCGACGACCGCAAAACCGCGATCGACATGGGCGCCATCACCCCCGGGGACATCGAAAAGAGCAGCCTCCTCGAACGGATCCGCTCCACCGATCCCGACGTCATGATGCCGCCCCCCAACTCCAACCGCGTCCTCTCGGCGGAGCAGAAGGCCCGGCTCGAACGCTGGGTCACCGAAGGGGCCGAATACGAAACCCACTGGGCCTTCGTCCCCCCTCAGCGTCCTCCCGAACCGGAGACCAAGCGGACGGACTGGGTCCGCAACTCGGTCGACCGCTTCATCCTCGCCCGGCTGGAAGCCGAAGGCCTCGCCCCCTCCCCCGAAGCGGACCGCGCCACCCTGATCCGCCGGCTCTCGATCGACCTCGTCGGACTGCCTCCCACGCCGGCGGAAGTCGACGCCTTCGTCGCCGACCCCGACCCCAAGGCCTACGAGAAACTCGTCGAACGGTTCCTCGACAGCCCGCACTACGGCGAGCGGATGGCTCTCCCCTGGCTCGACGCCGCCCGCTACGCGGACAGCAACGGCTTCCAGCAGGACGGCGACACCTGGCAATGGATCTGGCGGGACTGGGTCGTCCGGGCCCTCAACACCGACCTCCCCTTCGACCAGTTCACGGTCTGGCAGCTCGCCGGCGACCTCCTGCCGGACGCCACGACCGACCAGAAGATCGCCAGCGGCTTCAACCGCAACCACCTCCTCAACGGCGAAGGGGGCGCCATCGCCGAAGAGCAGCGGTTCGTGATCCTCTTCGACCGCATGGACACCACGGCGACGACGTGGCTCGGCCTCACCATGGCCTGTGCCCAGTGCCACGACCACAAGTACGACCCGATCACGCAGCGGGACTACTACAGCCTCATGGACGCCTTCAACCGCGTCCCCGAGAGCGGCACCCCTCAGCGGTTCTCCTCGCGGATCCGCGTCGCCCCGCCTCTCATCGAGCTGCCGACCGAAGAGAACCAGCAGCGGATCGCGGAGCTCGAAAAGAAGATCGCCGACCTCGAGCCCCAGGCCAAGCAGGGGGCGGACGCGGCCTTCATTGGCTGGCGGACCGGCCTCCTCGTGGATGGCAAGCCGGGCGAAGGGAAGCAGCTTCCCGAGCCGATCGTCGCGATCCTCAAGAAGCCCGACGGAGAGCGGTCGGACGAGGAGAAGAAGACCCTCGAAGCCAGCCTGCGGAAGCACTTCGAAGAGAAAGTCCGGCCGGGGATCGCGGGACAGATCCCGGCGCTCGGACGCCTGGAGAAGGCCCGCAACGACCTGGCGAATTACAAGGCGGACCAGATCCCGCGGGTCATGGTCATGAGCGACGCCAAGCCCCGCGAGACCTCGATCCTCGACCGCGGCGAGTACCTCAATCCCAAGGAGAAGGTGACCTTCAACACGCCCGCCTTCCTGCCGCCGCTGCCGGAAGGGGCGCCGCGGGATCGGCTGGGACTGGCGCGGTGGCTCGTCTCGGCGGAGCACCCGCTGACCGCCCGCGTGCAGGTCAACCGGATGTGGCAGCACTTCTTCGGGACCGGACTCGTGAAGACCGCCGAGGACTTCGGCGTCCAGAGCGAGTTCCCGATCCACGGCCCGCTCCTCGACTGGCTCTCGGTCGAGTTCCGCGAGAAGGGCTGGAGCATGAAGACGATCCACCGGCTGATCGTCACCAGCAGCACCTATCGTCAGTCGAGCCGCATTACCCCCGACCTGCAAAGCCGCGACGCGGAGAACCGCCTCCTCGCCCGGGCCAGCCGCTTCCGCATGCCCTCCCTGCTTCTGCGGGACTGGGCCCTCGGGGCGGCGGGGATGCTCGATTCGAAGATTGGCGGTGTGCCGGTCTATCCCTATCAGCCCGACGACATCTGGGAAGCGCTCGCCATCACGAAGGAGCGGGACTTTACGTACCCCGCTTCCAAGGGGACGGACCTGTACCGGCGGAGTCTCTACACCTTCTGGCGGCGGACGGTCGGCCCGGCGAACATGTTCGATGCCTCCAACCGCCAGACCTGCCGTGTCCGTCAGGCGACCACCAGCACGCCGCTCCATGCGCTGACGACCCTCAACGACCCGACCTGGGTCGAGGCTGCCCGCTCTCTCGCTCAGAACGCGTGGAAGTCGGCGGGAGAGCTCGACGCCCGGTTGACCGATGCGTTTCGTAAGGTCCTTGGACGCCGTCCTGCGGACCGGGACCTGGCCGCGTTGCGGAAGTCGTACGAGCGGCAGCTCGCGCTCTTCCAGGCTCATCCCGAAAACGCCAAGTCGTTCCTGGCGGTCGGCTCCGCCCCGCGGGACGAAGCGATTCCCGCCCCCGAGCACGCTGCTCTGTCTGCGGTTTGCCTCGGCCTCCTGAACCTTGATGAAGCGATGACGAGAGAGTGA